Proteins encoded within one genomic window of Hahella chejuensis KCTC 2396:
- a CDS encoding 3-hydroxyacyl-CoA dehydrogenase NAD-binding domain-containing protein: protein MTAIRYEKDQENIVLLTMDMPGQSANTMNAEFRKAFRDILQRLQQDKDHIAGVIITSAKKTFFAGGDLRELIQVNKEHAQEFLDMLTTSITQPLRQLELLGRPVVAAINGTALGGGWELALACHARIALADERIELGLPEVTLGLLPGGGGVARLPRYLGLEKALPLLLEGKKLSPQKALSMGLLHELAENQEGLIHAARAWIKANPSPQQPWDTKGYKIPGGSPSSPKVAQMLAIAPAMLKAKTKGCYPAPEAILSAAVEGAQVDFDTAQKIESRYFTYLTTSQVAKNMIGTFWFQLNDLKAGQSRPKDIPTHKMSKVGVLGAGMMGSGIAYACAQRGLQVVLKDVEQASAEKGKAYSDKILGKKVSQGRMTESQKQDVLDRITPTANISLMEGCDLIIEAVFENSELKAKVTQESEPMLRPEGVFASNTSTIPITQLAQASSDPAKFIGLHFFSPVDKMQLVEIIVGESTSQESLAKAFDFVMQIGKVPIVVNDSRGFFTSRVFGTFVNEGVAMLAEGIHPAAIENAAQLAGMPVGPLALSDEVSLTLITHIRDQSRKDVEAGGGKWSPHPAEQVIDAMVSEFERKGKAAGAGFYEYPPQGAKHLWPQLVEKYTDMTKTQNTDLQELKDRLLFIQSLETMRCLEENVLRSVKDANIGSIFGLGFAPWTGGAIQYANQYGLRQFVERANYLRERHGERFTPPALLVSLAEKGAIFE from the coding sequence ATGACTGCCATACGCTACGAAAAAGACCAAGAAAACATCGTCCTTCTGACCATGGACATGCCCGGCCAAAGCGCCAATACAATGAACGCGGAGTTCCGCAAAGCTTTTCGCGACATCCTGCAACGACTGCAACAAGACAAAGACCACATAGCAGGCGTCATTATTACTTCCGCCAAGAAGACCTTCTTCGCCGGCGGCGACCTGAGAGAGCTGATCCAGGTAAATAAAGAACATGCCCAGGAGTTTCTGGACATGCTGACAACCAGCATAACCCAACCTCTACGCCAACTGGAATTGTTGGGGCGGCCGGTCGTCGCGGCCATCAATGGAACCGCTCTGGGCGGGGGCTGGGAGCTGGCGCTGGCCTGCCATGCCCGTATCGCTCTGGCGGACGAACGAATTGAACTGGGTTTGCCAGAGGTAACGCTGGGATTATTGCCCGGCGGAGGCGGCGTCGCCCGTCTGCCCAGATATCTGGGGCTGGAGAAAGCGCTTCCCCTTCTACTGGAAGGAAAGAAGCTGTCCCCACAGAAAGCTTTATCGATGGGACTGCTGCATGAACTAGCCGAAAACCAGGAGGGGCTTATTCATGCCGCAAGAGCTTGGATAAAAGCCAACCCGTCTCCCCAACAACCCTGGGATACAAAGGGCTATAAAATTCCCGGCGGCTCGCCCAGCAGCCCCAAGGTGGCACAGATGCTGGCGATTGCTCCCGCTATGCTGAAAGCCAAAACCAAAGGCTGCTACCCCGCTCCGGAGGCAATCCTGTCCGCCGCCGTAGAAGGCGCACAGGTAGACTTCGACACCGCTCAAAAAATAGAATCCCGCTACTTTACTTATCTCACCACCAGCCAAGTGGCGAAGAACATGATTGGAACCTTCTGGTTCCAATTAAATGATTTAAAAGCAGGACAAAGTCGTCCGAAAGACATTCCAACGCACAAAATGAGCAAAGTCGGCGTACTTGGCGCAGGCATGATGGGCTCAGGCATCGCCTACGCCTGTGCGCAAAGAGGACTGCAAGTCGTGCTTAAAGACGTCGAGCAGGCCTCCGCAGAAAAAGGCAAAGCCTACTCAGATAAAATTCTTGGCAAAAAGGTCAGTCAGGGACGTATGACAGAGTCCCAAAAGCAAGACGTTCTCGACCGCATTACGCCCACAGCAAACATCAGCTTAATGGAAGGTTGCGACCTTATTATTGAAGCCGTATTTGAAAATAGCGAATTAAAGGCCAAGGTGACCCAGGAAAGTGAGCCGATGTTGCGTCCAGAGGGCGTTTTCGCCTCTAACACTTCCACCATCCCCATCACACAACTCGCTCAGGCTTCCAGTGACCCGGCGAAGTTTATCGGGCTGCACTTCTTTTCCCCGGTGGACAAGATGCAGTTAGTGGAAATCATTGTTGGAGAGTCCACCTCACAGGAGAGCCTGGCCAAGGCTTTTGATTTTGTCATGCAAATCGGCAAGGTTCCCATCGTCGTGAACGACAGCAGGGGCTTTTTCACCTCCCGCGTCTTTGGCACATTCGTCAACGAGGGCGTGGCCATGCTGGCGGAAGGCATCCACCCCGCCGCTATCGAAAACGCCGCACAGCTTGCAGGGATGCCGGTCGGACCGCTTGCTCTGTCAGACGAAGTCAGCCTGACGCTGATAACTCATATCAGAGACCAATCCCGCAAGGACGTTGAAGCGGGTGGAGGGAAATGGTCGCCCCATCCTGCGGAGCAAGTGATTGACGCAATGGTGAGCGAGTTTGAGCGCAAGGGTAAAGCCGCCGGAGCGGGCTTTTATGAGTACCCCCCACAAGGCGCCAAACACCTTTGGCCACAGCTGGTGGAAAAGTACACTGACATGACGAAGACTCAAAATACGGACCTGCAAGAGCTTAAGGATCGCTTGCTGTTCATTCAATCGTTGGAAACCATGCGCTGCCTGGAAGAAAACGTTTTGCGTTCGGTTAAGGACGCCAACATTGGCAGTATCTTTGGCCTGGGCTTCGCGCCCTGGACAGGAGGCGCAATTCAGTACGCCAATCAATATGGCTTGCGTCAGTTCGTCGAGCGCGCCAATTATCTGCGCGAACGTCATGGCGAACGCTTCACACCTCCGGCCTTACTCGTATCGCTGGCGGAGAAAGGCGCTATTTTTGAGTAG
- the tssI gene encoding type VI secretion system tip protein VgrG — protein sequence MAGPKQDKQLLTIKSPLGADVLVMKKLKVTECLSEPFETTATVWSTDYNIDPNAIVGKEVTISVHADPSKPRHFSGIVTQLSAHQIEENHYREYRLKMVPWFSLLKYRRDCRIFQELTVQKIIDKVFSELGFSDVSWRLQKTYENRVYCVQYRESDFDFVSRLLEEEGIYYYFQHEEGKHTLVLSDNAKGYESVSESSLDVTDGAHTKFKISSWEHAYQLVSGKVSLTDYNFETPATSLAVFQGTKVKLPNISKFEVYDYPGEYAQKGEGDGYAKTRMETLESGYSLVNAESNYPSMCSGYIFTVGVHPDSKESKEKYVVTSVTHNAEEGSYRAGVESAPHYSNSLQCAPSTTIMRPVLKTPKPVISGTQTALVVGPSADEIYTDEFGRIKVQFYWDRLGKKDDKSSCWIRVAQIWSGKNWGTQYIPRIGQEVVISFLEGDPDRPLIIGSVYNAEQMPPYELPAKKTHTGVKSRSSKGGGTEDYNEIMLIDEKGEELIRVHAQKDRDITVENDDTESVGNNQSISVVKNQTEEVGENRTINIGKNDSLTVGENQSIDIGKNKDEVIGENSSLNVGKNVTVEIGKDRTESIKGKHTETITKEYSVSAKSVQITAKDEITLQVGKASITMKKNGDITINGNKVNTKASGVITMKGSQIKEN from the coding sequence ATGGCGGGACCGAAGCAAGATAAGCAGCTCCTGACGATTAAGTCTCCGTTGGGAGCGGATGTGCTTGTAATGAAAAAACTCAAGGTAACGGAATGCCTGTCAGAGCCGTTTGAAACGACAGCAACGGTCTGGAGTACAGATTACAACATAGATCCAAACGCTATTGTTGGTAAAGAAGTCACCATCAGCGTGCATGCGGACCCCAGCAAACCCAGACATTTCTCGGGAATCGTAACCCAGTTGTCCGCGCATCAGATTGAAGAGAACCACTATAGAGAATATAGGCTCAAGATGGTTCCCTGGTTTTCTCTGCTTAAGTACCGTCGCGACTGCCGGATTTTCCAAGAGCTGACCGTTCAAAAGATTATCGATAAAGTCTTCAGTGAATTAGGTTTTTCGGACGTTAGCTGGCGTTTGCAAAAGACTTATGAAAACCGCGTTTACTGTGTTCAATATCGTGAGAGTGATTTCGATTTCGTCTCGCGGTTGTTGGAGGAGGAGGGTATTTATTACTACTTCCAACATGAAGAAGGCAAACACACACTCGTGCTTAGCGATAACGCCAAGGGATATGAATCCGTATCCGAGTCTTCTTTGGATGTTACCGACGGGGCACACACAAAATTCAAAATTAGTAGCTGGGAACATGCATACCAGCTTGTCAGCGGAAAAGTTTCTCTAACGGATTACAATTTCGAAACCCCAGCTACCAGCTTGGCGGTCTTCCAGGGTACCAAGGTCAAACTGCCAAATATTAGTAAATTTGAAGTGTATGACTACCCCGGAGAGTACGCGCAGAAAGGGGAGGGCGATGGTTACGCCAAGACCCGTATGGAAACGTTGGAAAGCGGTTACTCATTGGTCAATGCCGAGAGTAACTACCCATCGATGTGCTCTGGGTACATCTTTACTGTTGGCGTGCATCCTGACTCAAAAGAAAGTAAAGAGAAATATGTGGTCACCAGCGTGACGCACAATGCAGAAGAAGGTAGCTATCGGGCAGGGGTTGAGTCTGCGCCTCATTACTCCAATTCTCTGCAGTGTGCGCCGAGCACTACGATTATGCGTCCTGTGCTGAAGACGCCAAAGCCAGTGATAAGCGGTACGCAAACTGCGTTGGTTGTTGGCCCGTCCGCGGATGAAATATACACCGATGAATTTGGTCGTATTAAAGTTCAGTTTTATTGGGATCGCTTGGGCAAGAAAGATGATAAGAGCTCTTGCTGGATTCGCGTCGCGCAGATATGGAGCGGTAAGAACTGGGGGACGCAGTATATTCCGAGAATTGGCCAGGAAGTGGTAATTTCCTTCTTGGAAGGAGATCCTGATCGTCCTTTGATCATCGGGAGCGTATACAATGCGGAGCAAATGCCTCCCTACGAACTGCCGGCGAAAAAGACGCATACGGGGGTAAAATCGCGTTCCTCCAAAGGCGGTGGAACCGAAGACTACAACGAAATCATGCTCATCGACGAAAAAGGCGAAGAGCTGATTCGCGTTCACGCCCAGAAAGACAGAGATATTACAGTTGAAAACGACGATACGGAAAGCGTCGGTAATAACCAGTCTATCAGCGTTGTAAAGAACCAGACTGAGGAAGTTGGCGAAAACCGCACTATTAATATCGGTAAAAACGACAGCCTGACTGTTGGTGAAAATCAGAGTATTGATATTGGTAAAAATAAAGATGAGGTGATCGGCGAAAATTCATCGCTGAATGTCGGTAAAAATGTAACGGTGGAAATTGGTAAAGATCGCACCGAATCAATTAAAGGCAAGCATACCGAAACAATTACCAAGGAATACTCTGTTAGCGCTAAGAGTGTTCAGATTACCGCCAAGGATGAAATTACCTTACAGGTGGGTAAAGCCAGTATCACGATGAAAAAGAATGGCGATATCACTATTAATGGCAATAAGGTAAATACCAAAGCCTCGGGTGTGATTACCATGAAAGGCAGCCAGATTAAGGAAAACTAA
- a CDS encoding XRE family transcriptional regulator, with protein sequence MSGDNIKKSDAPTAGTDAKDSASMTPTQKSSTKAKSATPTTKGDESGWFNRISEFTTSALKIARLTTDSSIRVGKTILKNQDQLKLMAAAGQSLKDLREVAGLTIHELSDSLSLKDKSLWEAVENGTATISFELILRLAALLARNDPVPFILKYTRTYNPELWRILNDWGLGRLPLQYERERKFINIYRRHDAARQLSDEGFEKVLEFTQKAFEMGLHFVAENEQLSKSSKEAKVTESAYSEETHRNLRDDKTTASKSSAETKNPRE encoded by the coding sequence ATGTCAGGAGACAACATCAAAAAGTCCGACGCACCGACAGCCGGGACTGACGCCAAGGATAGCGCTTCGATGACCCCAACACAGAAATCATCTACCAAAGCCAAAAGCGCCACTCCCACCACCAAGGGAGATGAAAGCGGCTGGTTTAATCGCATTAGCGAATTCACAACTTCCGCCCTGAAAATCGCCAGACTAACCACAGACAGCTCTATTCGCGTTGGCAAAACTATCCTGAAAAATCAGGATCAATTAAAGCTTATGGCTGCAGCAGGCCAGTCTCTAAAAGATCTGCGTGAAGTTGCAGGCCTCACCATCCATGAACTCAGCGACTCTCTGAGCCTGAAAGACAAAAGCCTGTGGGAAGCCGTAGAAAACGGCACGGCAACCATCTCTTTCGAGTTGATTCTGCGTCTTGCCGCGCTACTTGCCCGGAACGACCCAGTTCCTTTTATCCTCAAATATACGCGCACTTATAACCCAGAGTTGTGGCGCATACTCAATGATTGGGGCTTGGGACGATTGCCGCTGCAATATGAACGTGAGCGTAAGTTCATTAACATCTATCGACGTCACGACGCAGCGCGACAACTCTCTGACGAAGGTTTTGAGAAGGTACTGGAGTTTACCCAAAAGGCGTTTGAGATGGGTTTGCATTTCGTGGCCGAGAATGAACAACTGAGCAAATCGAGTAAAGAAGCCAAAGTTACGGAATCAGCATATTCAGAAGAAACGCATCGCAATCTTCGCGATGACAAGACAACCGCATCTAAATCTTCTGCCGAAACCAAAAACCCGAGAGAATAG
- a CDS encoding late competence development ComFB family protein, with product MSILDNVYNYYEKLVLEELAKQMEGQEPDEDFLTDAVCVALNHLPARYFRHGVDMAFYLSSDEFLKMQEEVVGAVAKAVTYVKEGHRD from the coding sequence ATGTCTATTCTCGACAATGTTTATAACTATTATGAAAAGTTAGTGTTGGAAGAGCTGGCCAAACAGATGGAAGGGCAGGAGCCTGATGAGGATTTTCTGACGGACGCCGTTTGTGTTGCGCTAAACCACTTACCCGCCCGTTATTTTCGGCACGGCGTGGATATGGCGTTCTACCTTTCTTCAGACGAGTTCTTGAAGATGCAGGAGGAGGTCGTTGGCGCGGTGGCCAAAGCGGTGACCTACGTAAAAGAAGGGCATCGAGACTAA
- a CDS encoding acetyl-CoA C-acetyltransferase, whose protein sequence is MDTDAFIYDSVRTPRGRGKKDGALYEVKPVNLLAGVLSALQQRNQLDTQQVDDIVMGCVTPVGDQGADIAKTAALVAGWSNEAAGVTLSRFCASGLEAVNLAAMKIRSGWEDLVVAGGVESMSRVPMGSDGGAWALDPATNLRTHFIPQGVSADLIATIEGFSRTQVDEFAVNSQRKASEARSQGIFKKSIVPVTDQNGLILLEEDELIRPETSLEGLSQLKPSFQMMGEMGFDFVPKEKYPFIERINHIHTPGNSSGIVDGAAALLIGSKQKGDELGLKPRARIIATAVTGSDPTIMLTGPAPATRKALQKAGLSVSDIDLFEVNEAFAAVVLKFQREMGVPDDKVNVNGGAIAMGHPLGATGAMILGSLLDELERRQLRYGLATLCVGGGMGIATIIERL, encoded by the coding sequence ATGGACACAGACGCGTTCATCTATGACAGTGTTCGCACACCGCGTGGTCGGGGCAAGAAAGACGGGGCCCTTTATGAAGTAAAACCCGTCAACCTGCTGGCAGGGGTATTGAGCGCCCTGCAGCAACGCAATCAGCTTGATACTCAACAAGTGGACGATATCGTTATGGGATGCGTCACTCCCGTCGGCGATCAGGGAGCGGACATCGCTAAAACCGCCGCCTTGGTCGCAGGCTGGAGCAATGAGGCGGCGGGCGTCACGCTAAGTCGCTTTTGCGCATCGGGCTTGGAAGCGGTGAACCTTGCTGCAATGAAGATCCGTTCCGGATGGGAGGATCTGGTGGTTGCGGGCGGCGTCGAGTCCATGTCCCGGGTCCCTATGGGCAGCGATGGCGGCGCCTGGGCGCTGGACCCTGCGACCAACCTACGCACCCATTTCATTCCTCAGGGTGTCAGCGCCGATCTGATCGCTACGATAGAAGGATTCTCCCGCACTCAGGTAGATGAGTTCGCAGTGAACTCCCAACGTAAAGCCTCGGAGGCGAGAAGTCAGGGGATATTCAAGAAATCCATCGTCCCGGTGACAGATCAAAACGGCCTTATCCTGCTGGAAGAAGACGAACTGATTCGCCCAGAAACCTCACTAGAGGGCTTATCGCAACTGAAGCCATCCTTCCAGATGATGGGAGAGATGGGATTCGACTTTGTACCGAAAGAGAAATATCCCTTTATTGAGCGCATAAACCATATTCACACTCCCGGTAACTCCTCCGGCATTGTCGACGGCGCAGCGGCGCTCTTGATCGGCTCAAAGCAAAAAGGGGATGAACTGGGCTTGAAGCCCCGCGCTCGCATCATAGCTACAGCGGTCACTGGCTCAGATCCCACGATAATGCTGACCGGACCCGCCCCCGCTACCCGTAAAGCGTTGCAAAAGGCTGGATTGTCCGTATCAGATATTGATCTGTTTGAGGTGAACGAGGCTTTCGCCGCGGTTGTCCTTAAGTTCCAAAGAGAAATGGGCGTCCCTGACGACAAGGTCAATGTAAACGGCGGAGCCATCGCCATGGGACATCCTCTTGGCGCGACAGGCGCCATGATTCTTGGTTCATTGCTGGACGAATTGGAGCGCCGTCAACTGCGATATGGTCTGGCCACTCTCTGCGTAGGCGGAGGCATGGGCATCGCCACCATCATCGAACGACTCTGA
- a CDS encoding carboxy terminal-processing peptidase: MNKFKHMFLLQRRSLYAVLFTSLCSLALAGNAAVASGAKTENPDYLNLTPTADQEKASRDIARQLQYAHYRSLKIDGEVSSEVLDNYIKYLDPQRIYFTQSDIDEFENYRYRLDGAIKSGQLDPAFRIYNRFQSRIVGRLNYITGLLNTGVAKLDFKKDEEILIDREEAPWATSESELDNLWRKRLKSAILSQRLLGKTDEDISNGLRKRYESQLSRIKQSRSEDVFQAYMNALTNIYDPHTQYFSPRNSENFNINMSLSLEGIGAVLQSDNEHTKVVRLVPAGPADKNGKLKPADRIVGVGQGDKGEIVDVVGWRLEEVVDLIRGPKKSVVRLEVIPATASNDSETRVINIVRDKVDLEDQSAQKHVLNINRGGREYKLGVIDIPTFYADFRAMQAGDPNYRSTTRDVNKLLSELKAEGIDGLIIDLRDNGGGALQEAIQLTGLFIQEGPTVQVRTADNRVRVYGDPDEQIAYTGPLVVMVNRMSASASEIFAAAIQDYGGGVIIGEQTFGKGTVQSVRGLSHGQLKITEAKFYRISGGSTQHKGVTPDVVIPSAIDKSEIGEDALPQALPWDHIDAVAHRRYGNFTPLISDLAKNHDIRMEKNAEYQALLQEIDFLKEAKAQKTISLREDIRKQELKSLQDRELAYVNMKRAAKKEAQFKTYKDYETFQEEQSAQAPAKKDLDFIARESGEILVDVLTMQQQIADSKS, translated from the coding sequence GTGAATAAGTTTAAACATATGTTTTTGTTACAACGCCGCAGTCTCTATGCTGTCCTGTTTACCTCCCTGTGCTCACTGGCGCTGGCGGGCAACGCCGCCGTCGCTTCTGGAGCCAAGACGGAAAACCCGGACTATCTCAACCTGACTCCTACCGCGGACCAGGAAAAAGCCAGCAGGGATATCGCCAGGCAATTGCAGTACGCTCACTACCGCAGCCTGAAGATTGATGGCGAGGTATCCTCAGAGGTGTTGGATAACTACATAAAGTATCTCGATCCACAGCGAATCTACTTCACCCAAAGCGATATCGACGAGTTTGAAAACTACCGATATCGTCTTGATGGCGCCATTAAATCCGGCCAGCTTGATCCGGCTTTCCGCATCTACAATCGCTTCCAGTCACGCATTGTCGGCCGCTTGAACTACATCACCGGCCTACTCAACACCGGCGTAGCCAAACTGGACTTCAAAAAAGACGAAGAAATCCTCATCGACAGAGAGGAAGCCCCATGGGCGACGTCTGAGAGCGAGCTGGACAACCTTTGGCGCAAACGCCTGAAGAGCGCCATACTGAGTCAGCGCCTGTTAGGCAAGACGGATGAAGACATCAGTAACGGCCTGCGTAAGCGTTATGAGAGCCAGTTGAGTCGCATCAAGCAATCCCGTTCAGAAGATGTATTTCAAGCGTACATGAATGCGCTGACCAATATTTACGACCCCCATACCCAGTATTTTTCACCTCGCAACTCCGAAAACTTCAATATCAATATGTCCCTATCCCTGGAAGGCATAGGCGCTGTTTTGCAATCGGATAATGAACATACCAAGGTCGTCAGACTAGTGCCGGCGGGTCCTGCCGACAAGAATGGCAAGCTCAAACCTGCTGACCGCATCGTTGGCGTCGGCCAAGGCGATAAAGGAGAAATTGTGGATGTCGTAGGCTGGCGCCTGGAGGAAGTGGTTGACCTGATCCGCGGTCCTAAAAAGTCTGTGGTCAGGCTGGAAGTTATTCCCGCCACCGCCAGTAACGATTCTGAAACCCGCGTCATCAACATTGTACGGGACAAAGTGGATCTGGAGGATCAATCCGCCCAGAAACACGTCCTGAATATCAATCGCGGCGGACGCGAGTACAAGCTGGGCGTTATCGATATTCCCACCTTCTACGCGGATTTCCGCGCCATGCAGGCCGGAGACCCCAACTACCGCAGCACCACTCGTGACGTAAATAAACTCCTGAGTGAGCTGAAAGCTGAAGGCATTGATGGACTAATCATTGACCTGCGCGATAACGGCGGCGGAGCTCTGCAGGAAGCGATTCAGCTGACCGGTCTATTTATTCAGGAAGGTCCCACGGTACAAGTGCGCACAGCGGACAACCGCGTACGTGTATACGGCGACCCGGATGAGCAAATCGCTTATACCGGCCCTCTGGTCGTGATGGTGAACCGTATGAGCGCCTCCGCATCCGAGATTTTCGCCGCCGCCATTCAGGATTACGGTGGTGGAGTCATTATTGGCGAACAGACCTTCGGCAAGGGTACAGTCCAGTCAGTTCGCGGTCTCAGCCACGGCCAATTGAAAATCACCGAAGCCAAGTTCTACCGCATTTCCGGCGGCAGCACGCAGCACAAAGGCGTAACTCCGGATGTCGTCATTCCGTCCGCTATCGACAAGAGCGAAATCGGCGAGGATGCGCTGCCGCAAGCCCTGCCCTGGGATCACATTGACGCCGTCGCGCATCGCAGATACGGAAATTTTACTCCGCTGATTTCAGATTTGGCGAAAAACCATGACATTCGCATGGAGAAGAATGCCGAATACCAAGCCTTACTACAGGAAATTGACTTCCTCAAAGAAGCCAAGGCGCAAAAAACTATTTCTCTACGGGAAGATATTCGTAAGCAAGAGCTGAAAAGCCTGCAAGACCGCGAGCTTGCTTACGTCAACATGAAGCGCGCAGCAAAAAAAGAAGCGCAGTTCAAGACATACAAGGACTATGAGACCTTTCAGGAAGAGCAGTCAGCCCAAGCGCCCGCGAAAAAGGACCTTGATTTTATAGCACGTGAATCAGGAGAGATACTTGTAGACGTGCTGACCATGCAGCAACAAATCGCAGACTCCAAAAGCTAA